cattcaattaattttgctTTACTACATTACTTATTCTagtatttcttcatctttcctattttacttctcttttctatttttcaccataattttttaatcttcgtacccaaaaattttgtatcaaattagttgggacggatggagtaactTTTATCCCACATAACcatttttttcctaattttctatttttttgtttttttcctaatAAAACCAGAcgtttaaaagtaaaattaaaaatccttGAATCGAATGATTTTCCTAATTAAGATTAGATCTTATCCACATCAACAATTACTTACGTGCTCCCAacttattttttgatattcgaaaccaaatccaaatccaaatcctcAACGAAAAAATTAGGGCGCGATGTGGCGGGAAAGAATCTCCCCCAAATTGCATCCCCTTTAAATACACTACTCTCCCCCTTTCGAAATCTCCCGTCATTTCATTTCTGCATACAGACTACAGAGACACAGAATTATCTTCGTATCCGAGTTTAGCTTACTCGAAATGGGCAAGAGGAGAAACACTAGGGTTTCTGAGGAGCATatagaggaagaagatgaagagatGAACGAACAACAGCAATTTCACAGTGCATCGTCTTCGTCCAACCAGAAGAGCCTGTATGAGGTACCGAAAATTACGCATAGCatccatattttctttttagggGTTTTGTGTTTTTTGCCCTAAATTGTGTATTGTGTGAGGTCTGATCAATTAATGTAGACTGCATCAATGCTAAGAAGATGTTGCCTCTGTGCGAAGGCTGATTTTTTAATGGCACAAGGTGGCTGTCGAAGAAACATGGTTTGACAATTTTTGAATGCTAATTATGCCACTCAATGACTGAAAAATGTGTTTTAGTTGCTATCTGAGTTGTAACAGattcaattgaaattttataacaaTATGGTGGTAGaatagttttatattttgctCTCTAGAAGTGCTAAATGATGGATCTAAAGTTTTTCTGTGGATTTGAGATGCCATTTTCGATATGCATTCTAGTAGTATTAAGTTTCTATTTGGTTACTGTTGTTTTCAAAAGAAGTGAGTGGTTACATTGTGCCTTGTAGATTCTTGGTGTGGAGAAACATGCGTCACAGCAAGAGATAAAGAAAGCATATTACAAGTTGGCTTTGCGTCTGCATCCTGATAAGAACCCTGGTAACGAGGTAGTTTCTTCTATTTCAGGCATTTTGTAAATGGTTCCCTTGATGATTGATTCCTCTAGTGTTGTAGATTCTGATTATTCAAAATCTTTTTTGTAGGAGGCCAAGGAAAAATTTCAGCAGCTGCAAAAGGTCATATCTATCCTCGGTGATGAGGAGAAACGAGCTGTGTATGACCAAACTGGTTGTGTTGATGATGCTGTAAGTGATTATCCCATCTGATTTATGTTAATATTGAGACCCAAATTCCAGAAACTGTCCAATTTGATCTTAATCATACACATGTATGTTAGGTCAGATCTGATATTTCACTTATTTAATTCACtgaaattccaaaaataatagCACTTGTTATacattatatatgcatatatgtaCTATCCCATCTTGTTTTCTCCTTAAGGCTATCCTCTGTCTTTGGACATGCTGAGATTTAGCTCTACATTGCTGATACGTGTTAATGCATGCCGCAAAGAAAAAAGTTCAAGATAATTCTCTCTTCAGTGCTTCAATACTCATGCTTATCCACTGATTAACAGGATCTAGCTGGTGACGTTATCCAGAACTTGCAGACATTTTTCCGAGCCATGTACAAAAAGGTCAGTCTGCTTTCATCTGTTGCAACTATTCTAGTAACTAGTTGATCATTCTTTAGTCAGCATACCGAGCTCTTGGATATCAATTGCAGGTCACAGAGTCTGATATTGAAGAGTTTGAAGCAAACTACAGGGGTTCTGACACTGAACGAAAGGATTTGTTTGATCTTTTCAAAAAAGTGAAGGGCAACATGGATAAGTAAATCTCTCCTACTGTGTTCTTTGTCAACTATATTTTTACTTGCTTATTCAATGTCTGCTCCAAGTTTTGCCCATTCACTATATCTATGGTCTATGGATCTATTCAGGCTTTTCTGCTGCATGATTTGCTCAGATCCATTGCTTGATTCCCATCGCTTCAAGGACATCATTGATGAGGCTATATCTGCAGGTTTAGCCCTGTTTTCTTAGTGCTCCAAATCAATGTGACTTTAATGCTTTTAATTCAATGGAATCATGTAATTCATACTTCTTTTCTTTGCTCTTAGGAGACTTGAAGTCGACCAAAGCATACGAGAAATGGACGAAGAAAGTATctaaaacaaaacctcctacaAGTCCATTAAGACAGAGAAAGAAGTCAgttgcttttcttttctttttttcattggtTCAAAATTTCCTAGTTTTGAAACAAGATCTAAATATCAAGTGCTTGTGAAAAAACACTCACAGGCCAAAGAAAGGCTCAGATGATCTGTATGCAATAATTGCTCAACGACAAAATGAGAGGCGAGGCAAGGTCGATTCCATGTTCTCATCTCTTGTTCAAAGATATGGTGGAGGGGAACCAGTTCCGGAGCCAAGCGAAGAAGAATTTGAAGCTGCTCGGCAAAAACTTGAAAGCCGAAGAAGctccaaaagaaaataactaaatcagGTTTTCCTTTTGCTTGCCATCTTTTGTGAACTAGATTTTCTAGCTTTGCTTTATGAAGCACTGTATTGATGAATATGTCTGCAGAAGGCACCTGTTTTATGCTATatgaattactactatattatatgtatatatatatatatatatatatattgcaaAATTGTGTCTGTCTACAGCATTTTTGTGTTACATTGTTACCATTGTGGAAGTAGCAAATatttagataaatattttttgcattaaaaaaggATTATGGGTGGGTAGAATGTCCATTTATTTGGGGTTTGGACCATCGAAAGACATAGCTATGTATACAGAATTTTGAAGATAGATTCCTAGAGGAAACATGCATTTCAGAATTAGCCAATTTGAATAAGTTTGAATGGGGCATCAAAAGGTAATAAAACCACAGTCCACATAcacaatttgcataaaaaatacacTTGGGAATTGGGACTTGAATTGCCTATTGTTATTAAGAGCAGCTAGTCTTAGATAGTATGTCGGTGGAAAAAGGagagaatgaaataaaatggcGGCAGCAGGAATTGTCAAAATGTTCTACCGACAGCTTtgaatctctctctctctctctctctctctctacgtGGAAGGAATCGAGTTGTTCACCACCAAGTAGCGTTGTGGCCCACTTAGCATTAATTTGGGATATTATCTGTTTTCACAAGATTGGACATTTTACCTTGATTCATAATTTGATATGGTAGGCAGGACTGGACTTGATTCCTCGTCCACTCATTACCTTTCAATATACGTagtattcatttcatttcagttAAGTTACCTTTCAATATACGTagtattcatttcatttcagttAAGTTGAGAGGtagtattctttttttcttttttttttttaaatgttttaactaaattgagttattttcttttttaataaaaaataaaatttcaaatacttactttattctctttttatttttttattttattcttctctcctattttttaacacaatttattaacCTTTGTGCTTGtatcaacttagttgggacggaggaagtagtataattttttcctCTAGCTATTGATATAGGGAAAGTTTTGATCCagcacaaatttaaattttaagaaatatccTATGTACTAGTAAGTAATAGAAAGTAAGTGAAGTAGGAGTATTCCCTTTTtgttctataaaaatatgtgtacttttttattttcattcgtccaaaaaaaatatgtgcattccatttctatcaaacaaaatattaaattgaaatatatttatatttattaactaTGTTTTGTGTAGAA
The nucleotide sequence above comes from Salvia hispanica cultivar TCC Black 2014 chromosome 5, UniMelb_Shisp_WGS_1.0, whole genome shotgun sequence. Encoded proteins:
- the LOC125187367 gene encoding chaperone protein dnaJ 6-like, whose product is MGKRRNTRVSEEHIEEEDEEMNEQQQFHSASSSSNQKSLYEILGVEKHASQQEIKKAYYKLALRLHPDKNPGNEEAKEKFQQLQKVISILGDEEKRAVYDQTGCVDDADLAGDVIQNLQTFFRAMYKKVTESDIEEFEANYRGSDTERKDLFDLFKKVKGNMDKLFCCMICSDPLLDSHRFKDIIDEAISAGDLKSTKAYEKWTKKVSKTKPPTSPLRQRKKPKKGSDDLYAIIAQRQNERRGKVDSMFSSLVQRYGGGEPVPEPSEEEFEAARQKLESRRSSKRK